The sequence below is a genomic window from Mycobacterium heidelbergense.
TACGGCATTCATGGAATGCTGTAACCATGTCATTTCATGGATATGTTGGAGTGCAGGCTCGAGGTGTAGTCGCCCTGCCCGCGGAGGTTCGGCGTCGGCTGCACCTAGATGAACCGGGTGCACAAGTAGAGATCACCGAGCGCGACGACGGTGTGCTCGAGCTGCGCCCATCGCTGCCTGTTCCCGCCGATCAGCGTTGGTTTTGGACCGAGCGCTGGCAGCAGAGTGAACGGGAGGTTGACGACCACGTGGCGGCGGGGCGGGTCACGGTGCACCAAGACGGCGATTCCTTGCTGGAGCACCTCGATCGGCTGGATGCCAGCCAATAGTGAAGTTTGAAACCACACCGGCATTCGACGCCGACTACCGTCGGCTCAAACGCGAGCACCGCGAAGCCTTCCGCCGGGTGCTCAAGACCAA
It includes:
- a CDS encoding AbrB/MazE/SpoVT family DNA-binding domain-containing protein, encoding MQARGVVALPAEVRRRLHLDEPGAQVEITERDDGVLELRPSLPVPADQRWFWTERWQQSEREVDDHVAAGRVTVHQDGDSLLEHLDRLDASQ